The Xanthomonas fragariae genome has a segment encoding these proteins:
- the pstS gene encoding phosphate ABC transporter substrate-binding protein PstS — translation MIHFLKTRLAVGVLAASLALCAQAADVTGAGASFIYPVMSKWSADYNAATKKQVNYQSIGSGGGIAQIKAASVDFGSSDAPLKPEELAAAGLAQFPSIIGGVVPVVNVPGIAPGALKLDGKTLGDIFLGKVSTWNDQAIAALNPGVKLPEGKITVVHRSDGSGTSFNLTNYLSKVNPDWKSKVGEGTAVQWPTGIGGKGNEGVAAYVKQIKGGIGYVELSYALQNKMAYTAMKNAAGKFVQPSDETFAAATNSADWGNSKDFYLVMTNAAGGNAWPITATNFILVQKKPKNPAGLKNTLEFFRWVYDKGDAQARQLDYVPLPASLVTQIEAYWAKNLPH, via the coding sequence GTGATCCACTTCTTGAAGACCCGTCTGGCCGTCGGCGTGCTCGCCGCTTCGTTGGCACTGTGCGCCCAAGCCGCCGATGTGACCGGCGCCGGTGCGTCGTTTATTTATCCGGTGATGTCGAAGTGGTCGGCCGACTACAACGCCGCCACCAAGAAGCAAGTCAACTATCAATCGATCGGTTCGGGCGGCGGCATTGCCCAGATCAAGGCGGCAAGCGTGGATTTCGGCTCGTCAGATGCGCCGCTCAAACCGGAAGAATTGGCCGCCGCCGGCTTGGCGCAGTTCCCGTCGATAATCGGCGGCGTGGTGCCGGTGGTCAACGTTCCTGGGATCGCACCCGGCGCTCTCAAGCTGGATGGCAAGACCCTGGGCGACATTTTCCTGGGTAAGGTGAGCACCTGGAACGATCAGGCGATCGCCGCGCTCAACCCGGGCGTGAAGCTGCCGGAGGGCAAGATCACCGTGGTGCACCGCTCCGATGGTTCGGGCACCAGCTTCAACTTGACCAACTATCTGTCCAAGGTCAATCCGGACTGGAAGAGCAAGGTCGGCGAAGGCACTGCCGTGCAGTGGCCGACCGGCATCGGCGGCAAGGGCAACGAGGGTGTGGCCGCTTACGTCAAGCAGATCAAGGGCGGTATAGGCTACGTCGAGCTGTCGTATGCGCTGCAGAACAAGATGGCCTACACGGCGATGAAGAATGCTGCCGGCAAGTTCGTGCAGCCGTCCGATGAGACCTTTGCCGCCGCCACCAATAGCGCGGATTGGGGCAACAGCAAGGACTTCTATCTGGTGATGACCAATGCCGCAGGCGGCAACGCCTGGCCGATCACTGCGACCAACTTCATCCTGGTGCAGAAGAAACCGAAGAACCCAGCCGGCCTCAAGAACACGCTGGAGTTCTTCCGCTGGGTTTACGACAAGGGCGATGCGCAGGCCAGGCAGCTGGATTACGTGCCACTGCCGGCCAGCCTGGTGACCCAGATCGAAGCCTATTGGGCCAAGAATCTGCCCCACTGA
- the pstS gene encoding phosphate ABC transporter substrate-binding protein PstS, with amino-acid sequence MKLQSASLTALSLTIALALAACSPGKDAQSGDAAKAAPSAGATAGDSKSAEISGAGASFIYPLMSKWSADYNAATSNKVNYQSIGSGGGIAQIKAGTVDFGSTDKPLDSTELQQAGLGQFPSAIGGVVPVVNLEGIAPGKLRLTGALLGDIFLGKVTMWNDAAIVAANPGVTLPATKINLVHRSEGSGTTFNFSNYLSKVSPEWKSKVGEGTSVQWPGGVGGKGNEGVASYVQQIKGSIGYVELAYALQNKMPYTSLQNAAGQWVEPNAESFEAAAASADWANAKDFNLVITNAPGQNAWPITATNFILMHKQPKDAARSKATLDFFKWALENGQAQASELHYVPLPPELVKQIEAYWGSEFK; translated from the coding sequence ATGAAACTGCAGTCGGCCAGCCTGACCGCCCTGTCTCTCACCATCGCCCTCGCCCTGGCCGCATGCTCGCCCGGCAAGGACGCGCAGTCCGGCGACGCCGCAAAGGCTGCTCCAAGCGCAGGTGCCACTGCCGGCGATAGCAAGAGCGCTGAAATCTCCGGCGCCGGTGCCTCCTTCATCTACCCACTGATGTCCAAGTGGTCGGCCGACTACAATGCCGCCACCAGCAACAAGGTGAACTACCAGTCGATCGGTTCCGGCGGCGGAATTGCGCAGATAAAGGCCGGCACCGTGGATTTCGGTTCGACCGATAAGCCGCTGGACAGCACCGAATTGCAGCAGGCCGGCCTGGGCCAGTTCCCGTCGGCGATCGGCGGCGTGGTGCCGGTGGTGAATTTGGAAGGCATCGCACCGGGCAAGCTGCGGCTGACCGGCGCGCTGCTGGGCGACATCTTCCTGGGCAAGGTCACCATGTGGAACGACGCGGCGATTGTCGCAGCCAACCCAGGCGTGACCCTGCCGGCCACCAAGATCAATCTGGTACATCGCTCGGAGGGTTCGGGCACCACGTTCAACTTCTCCAACTATTTGTCCAAGGTCAGCCCGGAGTGGAAAAGCAAGGTCGGCGAAGGCACCTCCGTGCAGTGGCCGGGTGGCGTTGGGGGCAAGGGTAACGAAGGCGTGGCCTCATACGTGCAGCAGATCAAGGGCTCAATCGGTTACGTCGAACTGGCTTACGCGCTGCAGAATAAGATGCCGTACACCTCGCTTCAAAACGCAGCCGGCCAGTGGGTCGAACCGAATGCCGAGAGCTTTGAAGCCGCGGCTGCCAGCGCCGACTGGGCCAACGCCAAGGATTTTAACCTGGTGATCACCAACGCACCGGGCCAGAATGCATGGCCGATCACTGCGACCAACTTCATACTGATGCACAAGCAACCCAAGGATGCCGCGCGCAGCAAGGCGACGCTGGACTTCTTCAAGTGGGCGCTGGAAAACGGCCAAGCTCAGGCCAGCGAACTGCACTACGTGCCGCTGCCGCCAGAGCTGGTGAAGCAGATCGAGGCCTACTGGGGCAGCGAGTTCAAGTGA
- the pstC gene encoding phosphate ABC transporter permease subunit PstC, with protein sequence MNATAIPEAMTAPRGRELRDARADRLFKLALATTVVFVLLALGSAALSMLWGGRHVLQMQGLSFFYSADWNPVENKYGALAPIYGTLVTALIAMVIAVPVSFGIAFFLTEVSPRWLRGPVGTAIELLAGIPSIIYGMWGLFVLVPVMTEHVTPWLNDHLGTLPLIGPLFQGPPLGIGLLTAGFVLAIMVIPFISSVMREVFLTVPTRLKESAYALGSTKWEVSWDIVLPYTRSAVIGGVFLGLGRALGETMAVAFVVGNTVRLSPSLLEPGTTIAALIANDFGEATETYRSALLLLGFVLFIVTFIVLAIARFMLMQLSRREGN encoded by the coding sequence ATGAATGCCACCGCCATTCCTGAAGCGATGACCGCGCCACGCGGCCGCGAACTGCGCGATGCACGCGCAGATCGCCTGTTCAAGCTTGCGCTGGCCACCACGGTCGTTTTCGTCCTGTTGGCGCTCGGCAGCGCTGCGCTATCGATGCTGTGGGGCGGACGCCATGTCCTGCAGATGCAGGGCCTGAGCTTTTTCTATTCTGCCGACTGGAATCCGGTGGAAAACAAATACGGCGCACTTGCGCCGATCTACGGCACCTTGGTCACCGCGTTGATCGCGATGGTAATCGCGGTACCGGTGAGTTTCGGCATCGCATTCTTCCTCACCGAAGTGTCGCCGCGCTGGTTACGTGGCCCGGTCGGCACCGCGATCGAATTGCTAGCCGGCATCCCCTCGATCATCTACGGCATGTGGGGCCTGTTCGTGCTGGTGCCGGTGATGACAGAGCACGTGACACCATGGCTCAACGATCACCTCGGCACATTGCCGTTGATTGGCCCGCTGTTTCAGGGGCCGCCGCTTGGGATCGGTTTGCTCACCGCAGGCTTCGTGCTGGCGATCATGGTGATTCCGTTCATCTCTTCGGTGATGCGCGAAGTGTTCCTGACAGTGCCGACGCGTTTGAAGGAATCGGCGTACGCGCTGGGATCGACCAAGTGGGAAGTCAGCTGGGACATCGTGCTGCCATACACCCGCTCTGCGGTGATCGGCGGCGTATTTCTGGGCCTGGGCCGTGCGCTCGGCGAAACCATGGCGGTTGCCTTCGTGGTCGGCAACACGGTGCGGTTGTCGCCGTCGCTGCTGGAGCCCGGCACCACCATCGCCGCGTTGATCGCCAATGATTTCGGCGAGGCCACCGAGACCTATCGTTCGGCCTTGTTGCTGCTGGGCTTTGTGCTGTTCATCGTGACCTTTATCGTGCTGGCGATTGCGCGCTTCATGCTGATGCAGCTGTCGCGTCGGGAGGGCAACTGA
- the pstA gene encoding phosphate ABC transporter permease PstA has translation MSSVSQSLYNRRRVTNVVALLLSCVTALFGLFFLAWILWTLLSKGVPGIDLNLFTKMTPPPMQEGGLLNAFFGSAVMCGLALAIGTPLGIAAGTWLAEYGNARKAGLVVRFVNDILLSAPSIVLGLFVYTLYVMQTGGRFSAFAGALSLAFIVLPVVVRTTDEMLRLVPAQMREAALSLGIPQWKVTVQVLYRSASAGILTGILLALARISGETAPLLFTAFGNQYWNSNIFQPMASVPVIMNQFAGSPYETWQTLAWAGALVLTVFVLLVSLGARALLLRNKISND, from the coding sequence ATGTCGTCTGTCTCGCAATCCCTCTATAACCGCCGCCGCGTGACCAATGTCGTTGCGCTGCTGCTGTCGTGCGTCACCGCGTTGTTCGGGTTGTTCTTCCTGGCCTGGATTCTGTGGACCTTGTTGTCCAAAGGCGTGCCGGGCATCGACCTCAATCTGTTTACCAAGATGACTCCGCCGCCGATGCAGGAAGGCGGTTTGCTGAATGCTTTTTTCGGCAGTGCGGTGATGTGCGGCTTGGCGCTGGCGATCGGCACGCCGCTGGGTATTGCGGCAGGCACCTGGTTGGCCGAGTACGGCAATGCACGCAAGGCCGGTTTGGTGGTGCGCTTTGTCAACGACATTCTGTTGTCGGCGCCGTCGATCGTGCTCGGCCTGTTCGTCTATACGCTGTACGTGATGCAGACCGGCGGGCGCTTTTCGGCGTTTGCTGGCGCACTCTCGCTGGCCTTTATCGTGTTGCCGGTAGTAGTACGCACCACAGACGAAATGCTGCGGCTGGTGCCGGCGCAGATGCGCGAGGCGGCGTTGTCGCTGGGCATTCCGCAGTGGAAGGTCACCGTGCAGGTGCTGTATCGCAGCGCCTCGGCCGGCATCCTCACCGGGATCCTGCTTGCGCTGGCACGCATCAGCGGCGAAACCGCGCCGCTGCTGTTCACCGCCTTCGGCAATCAATACTGGAACAGCAATATCTTCCAGCCGATGGCCAGCGTGCCGGTGATCATGAATCAGTTCGCCGGTAGCCCCTACGAGACCTGGCAAACCCTGGCCTGGGCCGGTGCACTGGTGCTGACGGTGTTCGTGTTGTTGGTGAGCCTGGGTGCACGTGCTCTGCTCTTGCGCAACAAGATTTCCAATGACTGA
- the pstB gene encoding phosphate ABC transporter ATP-binding protein PstB, whose translation MNDLQNAKPMHRIAVRAAKGAPTAQAPVKVAARNLDFYYDKYHALKSINIEIPEKRVTALIGPSGCGKSTLLRIFNRIYALYPKMEARGEVLLDNENILSPKYPMNRLRSKVGMVFQKPVPFPMTIFENVAYGIRHHEKLSKADMQNRVEQALRQGALWDEVKDKLGQSALGLSGGQQQRLCIARAVALRPDVLLLDEPTSALDPISTSRIEQLMEELKGEYTIVIVTHNMQQAARVSDYTAFMYLGDLIEHDRTGTIFSQPSKQQTEDYITGRFG comes from the coding sequence ATGAACGATCTCCAAAACGCCAAGCCGATGCATCGCATCGCTGTTCGGGCCGCCAAGGGGGCGCCGACGGCGCAAGCGCCGGTGAAGGTGGCCGCACGCAATCTGGATTTTTATTACGACAAATACCACGCGCTCAAGAGCATCAACATCGAGATTCCGGAAAAGCGCGTCACCGCGTTGATCGGTCCCTCTGGTTGCGGCAAGTCGACGTTGCTGCGCATCTTCAACCGTATCTACGCGCTGTATCCGAAGATGGAAGCGCGTGGCGAAGTGCTGCTGGATAACGAAAACATCCTGTCGCCGAAGTACCCGATGAACCGCTTGCGCAGCAAGGTCGGCATGGTGTTCCAGAAGCCGGTGCCGTTTCCGATGACGATCTTCGAAAACGTCGCCTACGGCATTCGTCACCACGAAAAACTGTCCAAGGCCGACATGCAGAACCGTGTCGAGCAGGCACTGCGTCAAGGCGCGCTGTGGGACGAGGTCAAAGACAAGCTGGGGCAAAGTGCGTTGGGGCTGTCCGGTGGTCAACAGCAGCGTTTGTGCATTGCACGTGCGGTTGCGCTGCGTCCGGACGTGTTGTTGCTGGACGAACCGACCTCGGCGCTGGATCCGATTTCTACCAGCCGCATCGAGCAGTTGATGGAAGAGCTCAAAGGCGAATACACCATCGTGATCGTGACCCACAACATGCAGCAGGCTGCGCGCGTGTCCGACTACACTGCCTTCATGTATCTGGGCGATCTGATCGAACACGACCGCACTGGAACGATTTTTTCCCAACCGTCCAAGCAGCAAACCGAGGACTACATCACCGGCCGCTTCGGTTGA
- the phoU gene encoding phosphate signaling complex protein PhoU, whose amino-acid sequence MTQHLNDHIVKSYDEEQHRLVAEILRMGDTAVAQLEAALDVVERRDDHAAHRIVVNDEAIDALEHAISHDVMRLALRGPMARDLREILAGLRIPADIERIGDYAANVAKRSIALNSAPPLPQTVGLRALGQMAATAVRDAVQAYRDKDANAAIRVRDEDARLDAQYTALFRELLTYMMEDPRNITPCTHLLFMAKNLERIGDHATNIAENVWFLVHGEQPLPPRLKRDDTSTTGVI is encoded by the coding sequence ATGACCCAGCACCTCAACGACCATATCGTCAAAAGTTACGACGAGGAGCAGCACCGTCTTGTCGCCGAGATCCTGCGTATGGGCGACACGGCGGTGGCGCAGCTGGAGGCCGCACTGGATGTGGTGGAACGTCGCGATGACCATGCAGCGCATCGCATTGTGGTCAACGACGAAGCGATCGATGCGCTCGAGCATGCGATCAGCCATGACGTGATGCGTCTGGCGCTGCGTGGTCCGATGGCACGCGACCTGCGCGAAATTCTTGCCGGCCTGCGCATTCCGGCCGATATCGAACGCATCGGCGATTACGCGGCCAACGTGGCCAAGCGCTCGATTGCGCTCAATTCCGCACCGCCCCTGCCGCAGACGGTCGGCCTTCGCGCGCTCGGTCAAATGGCTGCCACCGCGGTGCGCGACGCTGTGCAGGCCTATCGCGACAAGGATGCCAATGCGGCCATCCGTGTACGCGACGAAGATGCGCGCTTGGACGCGCAGTACACTGCGCTGTTCCGCGAATTGCTGACTTACATGATGGAAGATCCGCGCAATATCACACCGTGCACGCATCTGCTGTTCATGGCCAAGAATCTGGAACGCATCGGCGACCACGCCACCAATATCGCCGAGAACGTCTGGTTCCTGGTGCATGGCGAGCAGCCGCTGCCACCGCGACTGAAGCGCGACGACACCAGCACAACTGGCGTCATCTGA
- the rnt gene encoding ribonuclease T, with the protein MWMNEPVDLQPATSFLPMSRRFRGYLPVVVDVETGGFDWNKHALLEIACVPIEMDAQGRFFPGETASAHLVPAPGLEIDPKSLEITGIVLDHPFRFAKHEKDALDHVFAPVRAAVKKYGCQRAILVGHNAHFDLNFLNAAVARVGHKRNPFHPFSVFDTVTLAGVAYGQTVLARAAQAAGLDWNAADAHSAVYDTEQTARLFCKIANAWPGPV; encoded by the coding sequence ATGTGGATGAACGAACCGGTCGATCTACAGCCTGCCACTTCCTTTTTACCCATGTCGCGGCGCTTTCGCGGCTATCTGCCCGTCGTGGTGGATGTGGAAACGGGGGGATTCGACTGGAATAAGCACGCGCTGTTGGAAATTGCCTGCGTGCCGATCGAAATGGATGCTCAGGGGCGCTTTTTCCCCGGCGAAACCGCCAGTGCGCATCTGGTGCCCGCGCCTGGATTGGAAATCGACCCGAAGTCGCTGGAAATCACCGGCATCGTGCTCGATCACCCGTTCCGCTTTGCCAAGCACGAAAAAGACGCATTGGATCATGTGTTCGCGCCAGTGCGTGCAGCGGTGAAGAAGTACGGCTGCCAGCGCGCGATCTTGGTCGGCCATAACGCGCATTTCGATCTGAACTTTCTCAACGCGGCAGTTGCGCGCGTGGGTCACAAACGCAATCCGTTTCATCCGTTCAGCGTGTTCGATACGGTGACCTTGGCCGGTGTGGCGTACGGACAAACCGTGCTGGCACGCGCAGCGCAAGCAGCGGGGCTGGACTGGAACGCGGCCGATGCGCATAGCGCGGTTTACGACACCGAACAGACCGCACGGCTGTTCTGCAAGATCGCCAATGCGTGGCCGGGGCCTGTTTGA
- the rlmB gene encoding 23S rRNA (guanosine(2251)-2'-O)-methyltransferase RlmB, with product MSKQNQWIVGVNAVASSVENDADNVREVLIEAGSKNPRLTEIEEQARRKGIDVRRVNTQALDGVGGQVRHQGVAARYAAARLWAENELEGLVEAAEGRALVLVLDGVQDPHNLGACLRSAAAAGVTAVVIPKDKSATVNATVRKTSAGAADRVPVVAVTNLARCLRDLQKQGVWLYGLAGEAGASLYSVDLRGNVGLVLGGEADGLRRLTREHCDGLVKIPMPGDIESLNVSVAAGVTLFEALRQRLGA from the coding sequence ATGAGCAAGCAGAATCAGTGGATCGTCGGTGTCAACGCCGTCGCCTCGTCCGTCGAGAACGACGCCGACAACGTGCGTGAGGTGTTGATCGAGGCCGGTAGCAAGAATCCCCGTCTCACCGAGATCGAGGAACAAGCGCGCCGCAAGGGCATCGATGTGCGCCGGGTCAATACCCAGGCGCTGGACGGTGTGGGTGGGCAGGTGCGCCATCAGGGCGTGGCTGCGCGCTACGCCGCCGCGCGTCTGTGGGCGGAGAACGAACTGGAGGGCTTGGTCGAGGCAGCAGAAGGCCGCGCGTTGGTGCTGGTCCTGGACGGCGTGCAGGATCCGCACAACCTCGGCGCGTGCCTGCGCAGCGCGGCGGCGGCCGGTGTCACTGCGGTGGTGATCCCCAAGGACAAGTCGGCGACGGTCAACGCGACAGTGCGCAAGACCTCGGCTGGTGCAGCCGACCGCGTTCCTGTGGTGGCGGTGACCAATCTGGCGCGCTGCCTGCGCGATTTGCAGAAACAGGGCGTTTGGCTGTATGGCCTGGCTGGCGAGGCTGGGGCGTCGTTGTATAGCGTCGATCTGCGCGGCAATGTCGGGCTGGTGCTCGGTGGCGAGGCCGATGGTCTGCGTCGTCTCACGCGCGAGCATTGCGATGGTCTGGTCAAGATTCCGATGCCGGGCGATATCGAAAGCCTCAACGTCTCGGTCGCGGCCGGTGTGACCTTGTTCGAAGCCTTGCGTCAGCGCCTGGGCGCCTGA
- the rnr gene encoding ribonuclease R, with product MTKKNIPDSDRPSRRTSTSLGESTTAEKQKLPGWMPDFLVRAAAGASTKSANKRAAEKALKAASPELAAIPPLPPAPRAPHPRKSGPPAPPPEGLQPAAAQFKDPHANSEALRYAEPIASREAILQLLEACDGPQTAEEIAEQLNLSDRIDALGKRLAAMVREAQLVQNRRGGYAPVQQTSLIAGVVIANPEGFGFLKPDEGGDDLFLPPFEMRKVMHGDRALANVTGIDRRGRREGAIARVLERRMSRMIGRFFYEHGVAYVDPDDKRVQRNVQIAPDGIGEAREGQLVVCELIAPPDARRPAIGKIIAVLGDKLTPSLVVEMAIHGHELPHEFPQKVLDEAAAVPLVVEPGMIGGRVDLRQMPLVTIDGEDAKDFDDAVYCEPNADGFRLVVAIADVSNYVRPGTPLDDEAQKRATSVYFPGFVVPMLPETLSNGICSLMPKVDRMCFVCDMQVGRDGEVTGSRFYEAVMNSYARLTYTQVWKAVGEDDADTKAFIGPLLPQVQRLHQLYNVLSKARTHRGAIEFETSEVRFVLDNTGEVTQAGMLVRNDAHKLIEECMIAANVEAARYLLSMHVPAPYRVHERPPESKFEDLLEFLKEFQLSLPAWSKVRPGDYTKLLKKVRARPDAALLESVLLRSQSLAVYSPDNNGHFGLALEAYAHFTSPIRRYPDLLVHRAIKHALTGASPEKFIYTPRQMAALSLQCSERGRRADEAEREVDERYRAAWMEKHVGGQFDGVISGVTGFGLFVELTQSKVNGLVHVTQLPQDYYQFDPIRKTLSGERRGRAFRLGDPVRVLVLKASMEERKIDFRLAEDRGDAPEPPPLPRAQPAKRKKKPY from the coding sequence ATGACAAAGAAAAATATTCCAGATTCCGATCGGCCCAGTCGCCGCACGTCCACCAGCCTGGGCGAGTCCACCACCGCCGAGAAACAGAAGTTGCCGGGCTGGATGCCGGACTTTCTGGTCCGTGCCGCCGCTGGCGCGTCGACCAAGTCCGCGAACAAACGCGCTGCCGAAAAAGCTTTAAAAGCCGCCTCGCCGGAGCTTGCGGCAATACCGCCGCTGCCGCCAGCGCCACGCGCACCGCATCCGCGCAAGAGCGGTCCGCCTGCACCTCCGCCGGAAGGGTTGCAGCCCGCTGCTGCGCAATTCAAAGATCCGCACGCTAACAGCGAGGCATTGCGTTACGCCGAGCCGATCGCAAGCCGTGAAGCCATTCTGCAGTTGCTCGAAGCCTGCGATGGCCCGCAGACCGCCGAGGAAATTGCCGAGCAATTGAATCTGAGCGACCGCATCGATGCGCTGGGCAAGCGCCTGGCTGCGATGGTGCGTGAAGCGCAGCTGGTGCAGAACCGCCGCGGCGGCTATGCGCCGGTGCAGCAGACCAGTTTGATTGCCGGTGTGGTGATCGCCAATCCGGAGGGCTTCGGGTTCCTCAAGCCGGACGAAGGTGGTGACGATCTGTTCCTGCCGCCGTTCGAAATGCGCAAGGTCATGCATGGCGATCGTGCACTTGCCAACGTCACCGGCATCGACCGCCGCGGCCGTCGCGAAGGCGCAATTGCGCGTGTGCTCGAGCGCCGCATGTCGCGCATGATCGGGCGCTTTTTCTATGAGCACGGTGTGGCCTACGTTGACCCGGACGACAAGCGTGTGCAGCGCAACGTGCAGATCGCACCGGACGGCATCGGCGAAGCACGCGAAGGCCAATTGGTGGTTTGCGAGCTGATCGCGCCACCGGACGCGCGTCGCCCGGCTATCGGCAAGATCATCGCGGTACTCGGCGACAAGCTGACCCCGTCGCTGGTGGTGGAAATGGCCATCCACGGCCATGAGCTGCCGCACGAATTTCCGCAGAAAGTGCTGGACGAAGCGGCCGCCGTGCCGTTGGTAGTCGAGCCCGGCATGATCGGCGGGCGCGTGGATCTGCGGCAGATGCCGCTGGTCACCATCGATGGCGAAGACGCCAAGGATTTCGACGACGCGGTGTATTGCGAACCCAACGCCGACGGCTTCCGTCTGGTGGTGGCGATTGCCGACGTGTCCAACTATGTGCGCCCGGGGACGCCGCTGGACGACGAAGCACAAAAGCGTGCCACCTCGGTGTATTTCCCGGGTTTTGTGGTGCCGATGCTGCCGGAGACATTGTCCAACGGTATCTGCTCGCTGATGCCCAAGGTCGATCGCATGTGCTTCGTCTGCGACATGCAGGTGGGACGCGATGGCGAAGTGACCGGCTCGCGCTTTTACGAAGCGGTGATGAATTCGTATGCACGGCTGACCTACACCCAGGTCTGGAAGGCGGTCGGCGAAGACGACGCCGATACCAAGGCATTCATCGGCCCATTGTTGCCGCAGGTACAGCGTCTGCATCAGCTTTACAACGTGCTGTCGAAGGCACGCACGCATCGCGGCGCGATCGAGTTCGAAACCTCCGAAGTGCGCTTCGTGCTCGACAACACCGGTGAGGTCACCCAGGCCGGCATGCTGGTGCGCAACGATGCGCACAAGCTGATCGAAGAATGCATGATCGCCGCCAACGTCGAGGCGGCGCGCTATCTGCTGAGCATGCATGTGCCTGCACCGTACCGCGTGCATGAGCGGCCGCCGGAGAGCAAGTTCGAAGACCTGCTGGAATTCCTCAAGGAATTCCAGCTGAGCCTGCCTGCGTGGAGCAAGGTGCGCCCCGGCGACTACACCAAGCTGCTGAAGAAGGTGCGTGCGCGTCCCGACGCGGCGCTGCTGGAATCGGTGCTGCTGCGCAGCCAGAGCCTAGCGGTGTATTCGCCCGACAATAACGGCCACTTCGGTCTGGCGTTGGAGGCGTATGCGCACTTCACCTCGCCGATCCGGCGTTATCCAGATCTGCTTGTGCATCGTGCCATCAAGCATGCGTTGACTGGGGCCAGCCCGGAGAAGTTCATCTACACCCCGCGCCAGATGGCGGCATTGTCGCTGCAGTGTTCCGAGCGCGGGCGGCGTGCCGACGAAGCCGAGCGCGAAGTCGACGAGCGCTATCGCGCCGCGTGGATGGAAAAGCATGTCGGCGGCCAGTTCGATGGCGTGATCAGCGGCGTAACCGGATTCGGTCTGTTCGTGGAGCTGACTCAGTCCAAGGTCAACGGCCTGGTGCATGTCACTCAGTTGCCGCAGGACTACTATCAGTTCGATCCGATCCGCAAGACACTCAGCGGCGAGCGCCGTGGCCGCGCGTTTCGTCTGGGCGATCCGGTGCGTGTATTGGTGCTCAAGGCCAGCATGGAAGAGCGCAAGATCGACTTCCGTCTTGCAGAAGATCGTGGCGACGCGCCCGAGCCGCCGCCGCTACCGCGCGCGCAGCCGGCCAAGCGCAAGAAGAAGCCATACTGA